Proteins encoded within one genomic window of Bacteroides sedimenti:
- the hydG gene encoding [FeFe] hydrogenase H-cluster radical SAM maturase HydG, with amino-acid sequence MKFTPQKYSIVDERMKPFIDPLEICDYLKKTQSSKERVRDIIAKSLSKQRLNLEEVACLINANTPELIEEIKEGAKTLKRSIYGNRIVLFAPLYIGNKCTNDCQYCGFRISNKNAIRRTLSDEEIIKEIESLEDEGQKRLILVYGEHAEYSPEFIAHTVRIAYSVKKGKGEIRRVNINAAPLEIEGFREVKSSGIGTYQIFQETYHPEAYKIYHLKGRKADYGYRLTALDRAQEAGIDDVGIGALFGLYDWRFEVMGLVRHTNHLEACYNVGPHTISFPRVKDASGLNLKTNYFVSDEDFTKLIAILRLAVPYTGMILTAREPASLRNEIIQYGISQIDGGTSIEIGSYAEKSGTEKNLNRGQFRINDDRPLNEIIDELLEQGMIPSFCTACYRIGRTGEHFMEFSVPGFIKRYCTPNAILTLAEYLIDYAPEQTANNGWRVINKTIEEIEDEKMKISIKNKIELLKSGKRDLYY; translated from the coding sequence ATGAAATTTACGCCACAGAAATATTCCATTGTTGATGAACGGATGAAACCATTTATCGATCCTTTAGAAATATGTGATTATCTCAAGAAAACTCAGTCATCAAAGGAGAGAGTACGTGATATAATAGCCAAATCACTCTCAAAGCAAAGATTGAATCTGGAAGAGGTGGCTTGTCTGATAAACGCAAACACGCCTGAATTGATTGAAGAGATTAAAGAAGGCGCCAAAACGCTTAAACGTTCAATTTACGGGAACAGAATAGTTCTGTTCGCGCCACTGTACATTGGCAATAAATGTACCAACGACTGCCAGTATTGCGGTTTCAGAATTTCGAATAAAAATGCCATCCGGAGAACCCTTTCGGATGAAGAAATAATAAAAGAAATTGAATCGCTGGAAGATGAAGGACAAAAAAGACTGATTCTTGTCTATGGTGAGCACGCTGAATATAGTCCGGAATTCATTGCTCATACCGTGAGAATCGCTTATAGCGTAAAAAAAGGAAAGGGAGAAATCAGAAGGGTGAACATCAATGCGGCCCCTCTCGAAATTGAAGGATTCAGGGAAGTCAAATCATCCGGAATTGGCACTTATCAGATCTTTCAGGAGACCTATCATCCAGAGGCTTATAAAATTTATCATCTGAAAGGCAGAAAAGCAGATTACGGTTACCGGCTTACGGCATTGGACAGAGCACAGGAAGCGGGTATTGATGATGTAGGGATCGGAGCTCTTTTCGGATTGTACGACTGGCGATTTGAAGTAATGGGATTGGTGCGACACACCAACCACTTGGAGGCTTGTTATAATGTCGGACCGCACACTATCTCTTTCCCCAGAGTCAAAGATGCATCAGGACTAAACCTAAAGACAAACTATTTCGTCAGCGATGAAGATTTCACAAAACTGATTGCAATTTTAAGACTTGCCGTGCCATATACAGGAATGATTCTCACGGCTAGAGAACCTGCTTCACTTAGAAACGAGATCATACAGTATGGCATTTCACAAATTGATGGCGGCACAAGTATAGAGATTGGAAGCTATGCTGAGAAATCGGGCACAGAAAAGAATCTGAATAGAGGGCAGTTCCGTATCAACGACGACAGACCGTTGAATGAAATTATTGACGAATTGCTGGAGCAGGGTATGATTCCATCATTCTGTACCGCCTGTTACAGGATAGGCAGAACGGGTGAACATTTCATGGAATTTTCGGTTCCTGGATTCATCAAACGATACTGTACGCCAAACGCAATTCTTACTCTTGCGGAATATCTGATTGACTATGCCCCTGAACAGACCGCTAATAATGGATGGAGGGTTATTAACAAAACGATTGAAGAAATCGAAGATGAAAAGATGAAGATTTCCATTAAAAATAAGATTGAACTTCTTAAATCGGGAAAAAGAGATTTATACTATTAA
- a CDS encoding NAD(P)H-dependent oxidoreductase subunit E — MVTEGEVCNVHLMTEEEKYDLLKNVINDYERKESNLIQILHMAQTIFGFLPTEVQQFIAEEMGLTVSKVNSVLTFYSFFSTKPKGEYTISVCLGTACYVRGGKEVLNKLKEELGIDVGQTTEDKKYSLTVMRCIGSCGLAPAMTINGKVYKQVNPNKIKRILGTLK, encoded by the coding sequence ATGGTAACCGAAGGCGAAGTATGTAATGTTCATCTGATGACAGAGGAAGAAAAATATGATCTTCTGAAAAATGTTATCAACGATTACGAAAGAAAAGAGAGTAATCTTATTCAGATTCTGCATATGGCTCAAACCATATTTGGTTTTCTTCCTACTGAAGTTCAACAGTTTATTGCTGAAGAGATGGGATTAACTGTTTCAAAAGTAAACAGTGTTTTAACATTCTACTCTTTCTTTTCTACTAAACCCAAAGGGGAATATACTATTTCCGTTTGTCTGGGAACGGCATGTTATGTTCGCGGAGGCAAGGAAGTTCTTAACAAACTGAAAGAAGAACTGGGCATTGATGTGGGACAAACTACCGAAGACAAAAAGTATTCACTCACTGTAATGCGTTGTATCGGTTCATGCGGTCTTGCACCGGCAATGACCATCAATGGCAAGGTGTATAAACAAGTTAATCCCAACAAAATAAAGCGAATATTGGGAACATTGAAATAG
- a CDS encoding CocE/NonD family hydrolase yields MKQLLFLFFFFSCLITSHAQVIDSDWIGKNYTKKEVMIPMRDGARLYTAIYEPVSKSEKHPILFTRTPYRVGSYGNEMSSDLWNIWRNYSKEGYIFVIQDVRGRWMSEGKFVNIRPFNPNKKTAKDIDEASDSYDTVEWLLKNTDNNGRVGVTGSSYLGFYSVMAALSNHPAICAICAQAPAIDWFMGDDIHHNGAFMLEDSFGFLSSVDRPRLALTTTQSQAKPYYLNDDYSFFLKSGSLKQITSLLGDSIKFWNDVMAHPNYDSWWKERDCRRYCYNLKPAVFVVGGLFDAEDCYGTWGLYKAIKKQSPQTNLSIIMGPWSHGQWKSKEANSVGNIVFGKGLAEFYQNEAEFPFFNYYLKEKGNVDTQNRVLVFFSGENQWRKFTEWPCKQVVETPVYLREKGTLKFALPTEKRSYTEYISDPWHPVPYSEKASRSRSSDYMTADQRFASRRPDVISFETGPLTADLTLGGEITVDLKVSISTTDADFVVKLIDVFPDDFSSDPKNAGEKQSSLMDGYQMLVRGDVMRGKFRDSFERPKAFTPNTPATVSFKLADIAHTFKKGHRMMVQVQSSWFPLVDRNPQKFVDIYHCKESDFVKSTIKVFHQNNLASRLILPVLK; encoded by the coding sequence ATGAAACAGCTTTTATTTCTATTCTTTTTTTTCTCTTGCTTAATAACTAGTCATGCTCAAGTAATCGATTCGGATTGGATTGGTAAGAATTATACCAAGAAAGAAGTCATGATTCCAATGAGAGACGGGGCCAGGCTTTACACGGCAATTTATGAACCTGTTTCAAAATCAGAGAAGCATCCGATTCTTTTTACCAGAACCCCCTACAGGGTAGGCTCTTATGGTAATGAAATGAGTTCAGATCTTTGGAATATATGGCGAAATTATTCAAAAGAAGGATATATCTTCGTTATTCAAGATGTAAGAGGGCGTTGGATGAGCGAAGGCAAGTTCGTGAATATCCGTCCGTTCAATCCAAATAAGAAAACTGCGAAGGATATAGATGAAGCGAGCGATTCGTATGATACAGTCGAGTGGCTTTTAAAAAACACCGACAACAACGGTAGGGTTGGAGTAACAGGTTCCTCTTATCTCGGATTCTATTCTGTAATGGCCGCATTGAGTAATCACCCCGCCATTTGTGCCATTTGTGCGCAAGCACCGGCTATCGATTGGTTTATGGGCGATGACATTCACCATAACGGAGCTTTTATGCTCGAAGATTCATTCGGGTTTCTTTCTTCTGTAGATCGTCCTCGTTTAGCATTGACAACAACCCAATCACAGGCTAAACCTTATTATTTGAATGATGATTATTCATTTTTTCTAAAATCGGGTTCTTTAAAGCAAATAACAAGTCTGCTGGGAGACAGTATAAAGTTCTGGAATGATGTAATGGCACATCCCAATTATGATTCCTGGTGGAAGGAACGTGATTGCCGCAGATATTGCTATAACCTGAAACCAGCCGTTTTCGTAGTGGGCGGACTGTTCGATGCCGAAGATTGTTATGGCACCTGGGGGTTATATAAAGCAATAAAGAAGCAGAGCCCTCAAACGAATCTTTCTATAATAATGGGACCTTGGTCTCATGGGCAGTGGAAGTCAAAAGAGGCCAATTCTGTAGGTAATATTGTTTTTGGCAAAGGCCTTGCAGAGTTTTATCAGAACGAAGCCGAGTTCCCGTTTTTTAATTATTACCTTAAAGAAAAAGGAAATGTGGATACCCAAAACAGAGTTCTGGTTTTCTTTTCCGGAGAGAATCAATGGAGGAAATTCACTGAATGGCCCTGCAAGCAGGTTGTTGAAACCCCGGTTTATCTAAGAGAAAAAGGAACATTAAAGTTTGCTTTGCCAACTGAAAAGAGGTCCTATACTGAATATATTTCAGACCCCTGGCATCCTGTTCCGTATTCAGAAAAGGCAAGCCGCAGCCGTAGTTCCGATTATATGACAGCCGACCAGAGGTTTGCCAGTCGTCGTCCCGACGTGATTTCATTTGAGACAGGACCTCTGACTGCAGATTTAACCCTTGGAGGGGAAATTACTGTCGACTTGAAAGTGAGCATTTCTACCACAGATGCCGATTTTGTAGTAAAGCTGATCGATGTATTCCCGGATGATTTTTCTTCCGACCCAAAGAATGCGGGAGAAAAACAGAGTAGTTTGATGGATGGCTACCAGATGCTGGTTCGTGGAGATGTGATGCGTGGGAAATTCCGGGATAGTTTTGAACGGCCTAAAGCGTTTACTCCAAATACACCGGCAACTGTGTCGTTTAAGTTGGCAGATATAGCACATACATTTAAGAAAGGACATCGCATGATGGTTCAGGTTCAGAGTTCGTGGTTCCCATTGGTGGACAGAAATCCGCAAAAGTTTGTGGATATATACCATTGTAAGGAGAGTGATTTTGTTAAATCAACAATAAAAGTATTTCATCAGAATAATTTAGCTTCAAGGCTTATTCTGCCTGTATTGAAATAG
- the hydF gene encoding [FeFe] hydrogenase H-cluster maturation GTPase HydF gives MARDLKPHIGIFGRRNVGKSSFINALTGADVAIVSEVAGTTTDPVKKSMEILGVGPAIIIDTAGIDDSGELGDKRVAKTLDVIKQIDCAILLIADNTFDESDEKLVQSFEKLDIAYMIVYNKSDVDPLRNSTIKEIQEYTNAPIVEFSAKTNFNIEGVVETLRCSIPETAYQKPSLFKGMIQRGDVMLLITSIDSEAPEGRLILPQVMAIRDILDNDAINIVVKETELEMFLKNSGIKPKMVITDSQAFKIVNKIVPSNVPLTGFSVVYARMRGPFEEYLKGVKKIPELKNGDRILILESCTHQVSCDDIGRFKIPGWLKEFTQKQLEFDVVSGLDEIKKPITDYALVIQCGSCMITRKQVFSRLSDAIEAGIPVTNYGLTIAWMNGLYDRAIAPFTS, from the coding sequence ATGGCAAGAGATCTAAAACCACACATTGGAATTTTTGGCCGGAGAAATGTTGGCAAGAGTTCTTTCATTAATGCATTAACAGGAGCTGATGTTGCCATTGTATCTGAAGTTGCAGGCACAACAACCGATCCTGTGAAAAAATCGATGGAAATACTGGGTGTCGGACCAGCGATCATTATTGATACGGCAGGTATCGATGACAGTGGTGAACTGGGAGATAAAAGAGTGGCAAAAACATTGGATGTGATCAAGCAGATTGATTGTGCAATCTTGCTTATTGCAGATAACACGTTTGATGAATCTGATGAGAAACTGGTTCAGAGTTTTGAGAAATTAGATATAGCCTATATGATTGTGTATAATAAGAGTGATGTTGATCCATTGAGAAATAGTACAATCAAAGAGATTCAAGAATACACCAACGCTCCAATTGTTGAATTCAGTGCCAAAACAAACTTCAATATTGAAGGGGTTGTTGAAACACTGAGATGCAGCATCCCTGAAACAGCCTATCAAAAACCGTCATTATTCAAAGGAATGATTCAACGCGGTGATGTGATGCTACTTATTACATCCATTGACTCGGAAGCACCCGAAGGTCGTTTAATCTTACCACAAGTAATGGCTATTCGGGATATTTTGGACAATGATGCCATCAACATTGTCGTGAAAGAAACTGAGCTTGAGATGTTCTTGAAAAACAGCGGCATTAAGCCTAAAATGGTTATCACAGACAGTCAGGCTTTCAAGATTGTCAACAAAATCGTACCATCCAATGTACCATTAACAGGGTTCAGTGTTGTTTATGCTCGCATGCGGGGCCCGTTTGAAGAATATCTTAAAGGGGTGAAAAAGATTCCGGAACTTAAGAACGGCGACCGCATATTAATCCTTGAATCGTGTACTCATCAGGTAAGCTGTGACGATATCGGTCGGTTTAAAATTCCGGGTTGGTTAAAGGAGTTCACTCAAAAGCAACTGGAATTTGATGTAGTGTCTGGCTTGGATGAAATTAAAAAGCCGATAACCGATTACGCTCTTGTAATTCAGTGCGGTAGTTGCATGATAACCCGTAAACAGGTTTTCAGCCGTCTGTCTGATGCAATTGAGGCAGGAATCCCGGTTACCAACTACGGGTTGACCATTGCCTGGATGAATGGTCTCTATGACAGGGCCATAGCACCTTTTACAAGCTAA
- the hydE gene encoding [FeFe] hydrogenase H-cluster radical SAM maturase HydE: protein MAAISEILNKKEFSKDDIIRLLSITNKDEHELLIKKAYSVKVNTVGRKVHLRGLIEFSNYCRKDCYYCGIRKGNQKINRYSLSDEQVLQVVELARRNGLTGVVLQSGETSSQLFTERVTNLIAKIKEITDPGFRITLSLGEQTPETYRQWFEAGAQRYLLRIETSSEKLYRKIHPDNELHNFKTRLECLKNIQNIGYMAGTGVMIGLPFQTIENLTDDLLFIKERKIDMVGMGPYLEHADTPLYNYKDLLMPQTERLKLSIRMIAILRIMMPDINIASTTALQSIDPSGRELGLQAGANVMMPNLTPLKYRSNYLLYDNKPCIDQVADDCLYCLTKRIKMIGEDIAYNDYGDSMHFINRKQPQ, encoded by the coding sequence ATGGCGGCCATCAGTGAAATATTGAACAAAAAGGAGTTCTCCAAAGATGATATTATACGTTTACTCTCGATTACCAATAAAGATGAGCACGAATTACTTATAAAAAAGGCTTATTCCGTAAAAGTGAATACAGTTGGCAGGAAAGTGCATCTGAGAGGTTTGATTGAATTTTCCAATTATTGCAGGAAGGATTGCTACTACTGCGGTATAAGGAAAGGGAATCAGAAGATCAACAGATATTCGCTCTCCGATGAGCAGGTTCTTCAGGTGGTTGAACTTGCCCGAAGGAATGGACTTACAGGAGTCGTTCTACAATCGGGAGAAACAAGTAGTCAACTTTTCACTGAAAGGGTCACGAATCTGATAGCAAAAATCAAAGAGATCACCGACCCAGGATTTCGTATTACACTTTCCCTGGGAGAACAAACTCCGGAGACTTATCGACAATGGTTCGAAGCGGGAGCCCAGAGATATTTGCTGAGGATTGAAACTTCCAGCGAAAAGCTCTACAGGAAAATTCATCCGGACAATGAGTTGCATAATTTCAAAACACGCCTGGAATGCCTGAAGAATATTCAAAATATAGGATATATGGCTGGTACAGGAGTTATGATTGGACTTCCTTTTCAAACCATAGAGAACCTTACAGACGATTTATTGTTTATAAAAGAGAGAAAGATTGATATGGTGGGAATGGGACCGTATTTGGAACATGCCGATACACCATTGTATAATTATAAGGATTTGCTGATGCCTCAAACGGAACGATTAAAATTATCAATCCGCATGATAGCAATTTTAAGGATAATGATGCCGGATATCAACATCGCATCGACCACCGCTCTGCAATCAATAGATCCTTCCGGAAGAGAACTGGGACTTCAGGCTGGTGCAAATGTGATGATGCCAAATCTGACACCACTCAAATACAGGAGCAATTATCTTCTTTATGATAATAAACCATGTATTGACCAGGTTGCAGATGATTGTCTTTATTGCTTAACAAAGAGAATCAAGATGATAGGTGAGGATATTGCTTATAATGATTATGGAGATTCTATGCATTTTATAAACAGAAAACAACCACAATAA
- a CDS encoding NADH-ubiquinone oxidoreductase-F iron-sulfur binding region domain-containing protein, giving the protein MTPEEVVDEIRKSGLRGRGGGGFPTGAKWAMTLNEKSDQKYLICNADEGDPGAFMDRSLLEGDAHSVIEGMMIGGYAIGASKGVVYIRAEYPIAIERLTMAIRSAHETSLLGDNILGSNFSFDIEIRIGAGAFVCGEETALMESIEGRRGEPRQKPPYPVQSGLFGKPTVINNVETLGNVPQIILKGSEWFSSIGTEKSKGTKVFALAGDIVHKGLVEVPMGTTLGEILFDIGGGIPRDKAFKIAQIGGPSGGCLTAEHLNTPIDYESLTKLGAIMGSGGLICADEDACMVDMARFFMDFVQDESCGKCVPCRIGTRRMLEILERITIGEGKEGDVELLIELGNIIKDTAICGLGQTAPNPVLSTIKYFRQEYNEHIKKKYCHAGVCGELFLAPCQNACPAKVNVPGYVALIAAGRVREAYDLIRQENPFPSICGRVCTHPCEGKCRRAQIDEAIAIADLKRYAADYVLNSGEPLVNLNYPKNGKSVGIIGAGPSGLTCGYFLARLGYSIDIYEEKSVAGGILAYGIPEYRLPKGELKKEIDSIIQAGINVVYNTKVGKDIIFSDLKSKYDAIYIATGTQLSRKIGIEGEEKSGIYHGLDFLTDINMNKKVKVKGVVAVIGGGNTAIDAARSALRLGAKEVHILYRRTIEEMPADKREIKDAIEEGVILHELVAPIRFVGDGKVTGIECVKMVPGKFGKDGRRIPVEVLNSIFMINIDMAIPAVSQYSDLPFIPKGEVGVTDWGTFIVDPETQMTTQPGIFAGGDIARGSDVVITAIADGKNAARSIDIYLGGTGVLNIGEPIRIPMEGIEEGITVEHERFQMPSLGLKERAGDFDEVRLGYHKLNATAEAMRCLRCSRRSIKEK; this is encoded by the coding sequence ATGACTCCGGAAGAGGTTGTTGATGAAATCAGAAAATCAGGATTACGGGGCCGTGGAGGCGGTGGGTTTCCTACGGGTGCCAAATGGGCTATGACTCTAAATGAAAAGAGCGATCAGAAATACCTCATCTGCAATGCCGACGAAGGAGACCCGGGGGCATTTATGGATCGAAGCCTGCTCGAGGGAGATGCGCATTCAGTGATCGAAGGGATGATGATCGGAGGATATGCCATCGGCGCATCCAAAGGGGTTGTCTATATCCGTGCCGAATATCCAATTGCTATCGAAAGACTGACAATGGCCATCAGGTCAGCTCATGAAACAAGTCTTTTAGGAGATAACATTCTTGGAAGCAACTTCAGCTTCGACATAGAAATCAGAATCGGAGCAGGAGCTTTTGTATGTGGAGAAGAGACTGCTTTGATGGAGTCTATAGAGGGAAGAAGAGGCGAGCCTCGTCAAAAGCCTCCATATCCGGTACAAAGTGGCCTGTTTGGTAAGCCAACGGTTATCAATAACGTAGAGACATTAGGTAATGTTCCTCAAATTATCCTGAAAGGATCAGAATGGTTCTCTTCTATCGGAACGGAAAAGAGCAAGGGTACAAAAGTTTTTGCTTTGGCTGGAGACATTGTTCACAAAGGATTGGTCGAAGTACCCATGGGAACTACTCTCGGCGAAATCCTCTTCGATATAGGAGGAGGAATTCCAAGAGATAAAGCGTTTAAAATAGCTCAGATTGGAGGTCCTTCAGGAGGATGTCTCACTGCTGAACATCTCAACACACCAATCGATTACGAATCGCTCACCAAACTTGGAGCCATTATGGGATCTGGTGGTTTGATCTGTGCCGATGAAGATGCATGTATGGTTGATATGGCACGATTCTTTATGGATTTTGTTCAGGATGAATCGTGCGGCAAATGCGTTCCATGCCGCATCGGAACCAGGCGGATGCTGGAAATTCTGGAAAGAATCACCATTGGAGAGGGAAAGGAAGGAGATGTGGAACTTTTGATTGAACTGGGTAATATAATCAAAGATACAGCAATCTGTGGGTTAGGTCAAACTGCCCCCAATCCGGTACTCAGCACCATCAAATACTTCAGGCAGGAATACAACGAACATATCAAAAAGAAATATTGCCATGCAGGTGTCTGCGGCGAACTTTTCCTCGCCCCATGCCAGAATGCCTGTCCGGCCAAAGTGAATGTGCCCGGTTATGTTGCTCTTATTGCCGCTGGCAGAGTTCGAGAGGCCTACGACCTTATTCGTCAGGAGAATCCGTTCCCATCTATTTGCGGTCGGGTATGTACGCATCCATGCGAAGGGAAATGCCGTCGCGCTCAGATTGACGAGGCAATCGCCATTGCCGATCTGAAACGTTATGCAGCCGATTATGTGCTTAATTCGGGTGAGCCCCTGGTCAACCTGAATTACCCCAAGAACGGAAAATCAGTGGGTATCATAGGTGCCGGGCCATCAGGTCTGACTTGTGGTTACTTCCTTGCACGACTCGGTTATTCGATTGATATTTACGAAGAAAAGAGCGTGGCAGGCGGAATTCTGGCATACGGGATACCAGAGTATCGGTTACCAAAAGGGGAACTGAAAAAAGAAATCGATTCAATCATTCAGGCAGGAATTAATGTTGTTTATAACACTAAAGTTGGGAAAGACATCATATTCAGTGATTTGAAATCAAAATACGATGCCATATATATTGCTACTGGTACTCAACTCTCAAGAAAGATTGGCATTGAAGGAGAAGAAAAAAGCGGAATATATCACGGGCTCGACTTCCTGACAGATATCAATATGAATAAAAAGGTAAAGGTAAAAGGAGTCGTGGCAGTTATTGGAGGAGGCAATACAGCGATCGATGCAGCCAGATCGGCCCTTCGGCTAGGTGCCAAAGAAGTGCACATTCTTTACAGGAGAACTATAGAAGAAATGCCTGCCGATAAAAGAGAAATTAAAGATGCGATCGAAGAAGGTGTTATTCTGCACGAGCTGGTTGCTCCAATTCGTTTTGTTGGAGATGGCAAAGTTACAGGTATTGAATGTGTCAAGATGGTTCCTGGAAAATTCGGAAAAGACGGCCGAAGAATACCGGTCGAAGTGCTTAATTCTATATTCATGATCAATATCGACATGGCCATTCCGGCTGTAAGTCAATATTCGGATTTGCCTTTTATTCCTAAAGGAGAAGTCGGTGTTACTGATTGGGGAACTTTTATAGTAGATCCGGAAACACAAATGACTACACAACCTGGCATTTTTGCAGGAGGAGATATAGCTCGTGGGTCGGATGTGGTAATTACAGCTATTGCGGACGGAAAAAATGCTGCACGATCTATTGACATCTATCTGGGTGGAACTGGAGTACTGAACATTGGCGAACCGATTAGGATTCCAATGGAAGGGATTGAAGAAGGAATTACAGTTGAGCATGAACGGTTCCAGATGCCATCTCTCGGTCTGAAAGAACGAGCAGGAGATTTCGATGAAGTAAGGCTGGGCTACCATAAACTTAACGCAACTGCCGAAGCAATGAGATGTTTACGATGTTCAAGACGTTCAATAAAAGAGAAATAA